In a genomic window of Occallatibacter riparius:
- a CDS encoding DUF6966 domain-containing protein — protein MLNDYKIALLLARIAHELESYAALEDRSHRVHSKPDFIEVGRTAFELVNRHGRNACRYAANLAAEALSEGKSDEAAFWKAVAEHLQPRGSQVAGVSIAPIEPRGFSSDPEGQCQEPDYVTGWCRILMRYAEMFESESKELTAQHRQELHRMIFGGMGSFSDFQLDVRIFGDRAREANERLQVLRTELDSVFRVSMIAEEKPKL, from the coding sequence GTGCTAAACGACTACAAAATCGCACTCTTACTCGCGCGGATCGCGCACGAGCTGGAATCGTACGCGGCTCTGGAAGATCGCTCTCACCGTGTGCATTCCAAGCCGGACTTCATCGAAGTCGGACGGACGGCCTTTGAACTCGTGAACCGTCACGGCCGGAACGCCTGCCGGTATGCAGCGAATCTGGCAGCGGAAGCCCTCTCTGAGGGGAAAAGTGACGAGGCAGCGTTTTGGAAGGCTGTGGCGGAGCACCTTCAACCGCGAGGGAGTCAAGTGGCGGGGGTAAGCATCGCTCCAATTGAGCCACGTGGTTTCAGCTCTGACCCTGAAGGGCAATGCCAGGAGCCAGATTATGTAACAGGATGGTGCAGGATCCTAATGCGATACGCAGAAATGTTTGAAAGCGAATCGAAGGAACTTACGGCGCAGCATCGCCAAGAACTACATCGCATGATCTTCGGAGGAATGGGGAGCTTCTCGGATTTTCAGTTGGACGTTCGAATCTTCGGTGACCGAGCGAGGGAAGCTAATGAGCGTTTGCAGGTCTTGAGGACAGAGCTCGACTCCGTTTTCAGGGTTTCGATGATCGCCGAGGAAAAGCCAAAACTGTGA
- a CDS encoding DUF309 domain-containing protein produces MNWDWGEGELAAGLGCYRRGEFFEAHEHWELVWLRCAEPEKTFLQSLIQVSAAFHHLGRGNVAGARSLLTRSLRRLERYPERFEGVAVSELRQNLRDWLGAIEQGSMGSEYPRIV; encoded by the coding sequence ATGAACTGGGACTGGGGGGAGGGGGAGCTGGCGGCGGGACTCGGGTGCTACCGGAGGGGGGAGTTCTTCGAGGCACATGAGCACTGGGAGCTGGTCTGGCTGAGGTGCGCAGAGCCGGAGAAGACGTTTCTGCAGTCGCTGATTCAGGTGTCCGCGGCCTTTCATCACCTGGGGCGCGGGAATGTGGCGGGGGCGCGGTCGCTGCTGACGCGATCGCTGAGGAGACTGGAGCGGTATCCGGAGCGCTTTGAAGGGGTTGCAGTGAGTGAGCTGAGGCAGAACTTGAGGGATTGGTTGGGGGCGATTGAACAGGGGAGCATGGGTAGCGAGTACCCGAGGATAGTTTAG
- a CDS encoding aldo/keto reductase: MQTRKLGHNGPEVPIICLGGNVFGWTVSEADSLNQLDRAVSSGLTFIDTADVYSRWAPGHQGGESETILGKWFARSGRRKDVILATKVGMEMGEGKKGLNPRYIAQAVDDSLRRLQTDYIDLYQAHQDDPSTPLEETLGAFDKLVKAGKVRYIGASNYSGARLSEAVETSRKNGLAEYTSLQPHYNLVERHNFESDLLPVVQKYQLGVIPYFSLAAGFLTGKYRRDSETQSARAGMVKKYFNDQGYAVVDALDEVASQHKATPAQVALAWLLAQPGITAPIASATSDKHLDDLVSAANLKLDPASIQRLTEASTPVAA; encoded by the coding sequence ATGCAGACCAGAAAGCTCGGCCACAACGGCCCTGAAGTTCCCATCATCTGCCTCGGCGGCAACGTCTTCGGCTGGACCGTCTCCGAAGCCGACAGCCTCAACCAGCTCGATCGCGCCGTCTCCTCCGGCCTTACCTTCATCGACACCGCCGACGTCTACTCCCGCTGGGCCCCCGGCCACCAGGGCGGCGAGTCCGAAACCATCCTCGGCAAATGGTTCGCCCGCTCCGGCCGTCGCAAAGACGTTATCCTCGCCACCAAGGTCGGCATGGAGATGGGTGAAGGCAAGAAAGGACTCAACCCCCGCTACATCGCCCAGGCAGTCGACGACTCCCTCCGCCGCCTCCAGACCGACTACATCGACCTCTACCAGGCACACCAGGACGACCCCTCCACCCCTCTCGAGGAGACCCTCGGCGCCTTCGACAAGCTCGTCAAAGCCGGAAAGGTCCGCTACATCGGCGCCTCCAACTACTCCGGCGCGCGCCTCTCCGAAGCCGTCGAAACCAGCCGCAAAAACGGCCTCGCCGAGTACACCTCGCTCCAGCCCCACTACAACCTCGTCGAGCGCCACAACTTCGAGTCCGACCTGCTCCCCGTCGTCCAGAAATACCAACTCGGCGTGATCCCCTACTTCTCCCTAGCCGCGGGATTCCTCACCGGCAAGTACCGCCGCGACTCCGAGACCCAGTCAGCCCGCGCCGGAATGGTAAAGAAGTACTTCAACGATCAGGGCTATGCTGTTGTAGATGCACTGGATGAAGTCGCCAGCCAGCACAAGGCCACACCCGCCCAGGTAGCCCTGGCGTGGCTCCTCGCTCAGCCCGGCATCACGGCTCCCATCGCCAGCGCGACCAGCGACAAGCACCTCGACGATCTCGTCTCCGCCGCCAATCTCAAGCTCGACCCAGCCAGCATTCAGCGCCTAACCGAAGCCAGCACCCCCGTAGCGGCCTGA
- a CDS encoding type II toxin-antitoxin system PemK/MazF family toxin, with product MVKPYVPDAGDIVMLDFDPQVGREQAKRRPALVLTDVRYNRASGLAVVCPLTSKRKPYPFALPINVGGVEGAVLADQLKSLDWAGRHADFHSKVAPAMLTKVRQYVAVLLAIPVKP from the coding sequence GTGGTGAAGCCGTATGTTCCTGACGCCGGCGACATCGTGATGCTGGACTTCGATCCTCAGGTTGGGCGCGAACAGGCGAAGCGGCGTCCGGCGCTGGTGCTTACGGATGTGCGGTATAACCGGGCGAGTGGGCTCGCCGTTGTGTGCCCGCTGACTAGTAAGCGCAAGCCATATCCGTTCGCTCTGCCGATCAATGTGGGTGGAGTTGAGGGCGCGGTGCTGGCCGACCAGCTCAAGAGCCTGGATTGGGCCGGGCGTCACGCGGACTTCCACTCGAAGGTGGCGCCGGCAATGCTAACCAAAGTACGGCAGTATGTTGCGGTGTTGCTGGCGATTCCTGTGAAGCCGTGA
- a CDS encoding DMT family transporter: protein MSDRKSHIEAIGLAIAGFTFWVLTDTTMKVVGRSRLSPLEILFFLGVVMCLTLAAWAGLHGNLKTLRPRQPKRQLVRSCLDLVNNLCVVIALRHVSLTLFYILVFTSPMVITFLAVIVLGENREPRKIFAIVAGFAGVVVALDPWGGNAPGDWIGYAACMTCVACFSVNMVWSRVLTQTESPESLAFFSGMIMTVSGGIAMLVHAEPIGGRLLAQLVMMGVFCAAGTLCFYTAVKHTSASNVSQYHYTQLLTGAVMSYALWRELPTVWMVAGSVLIVSSGLYIAWLAARSGAKADGVFEHPV, encoded by the coding sequence GTGAGCGATCGCAAGTCGCATATTGAGGCGATTGGGCTGGCGATTGCCGGGTTCACCTTCTGGGTGCTGACGGACACCACGATGAAGGTGGTGGGGAGGTCACGTCTTTCGCCGCTGGAGATTTTGTTCTTTCTGGGCGTGGTGATGTGCCTGACGCTGGCGGCGTGGGCGGGGCTGCACGGGAACTTGAAGACTCTGCGGCCGAGGCAGCCGAAGCGGCAGTTGGTGCGGTCGTGCCTGGACCTGGTGAACAATCTCTGCGTGGTGATTGCGCTGCGGCATGTGTCGCTGACGCTGTTCTACATTCTGGTGTTCACGTCGCCGATGGTGATTACGTTTCTGGCGGTGATTGTGCTGGGGGAGAATCGGGAGCCGCGCAAGATCTTTGCGATTGTGGCCGGGTTTGCGGGGGTGGTGGTGGCGCTCGATCCGTGGGGCGGGAATGCACCAGGGGACTGGATCGGATATGCGGCGTGCATGACGTGCGTGGCGTGCTTCAGCGTGAACATGGTGTGGTCGCGGGTGCTGACGCAGACCGAGTCACCGGAGAGCCTGGCGTTTTTTTCGGGCATGATCATGACGGTGAGCGGCGGGATTGCGATGCTGGTGCATGCTGAGCCGATTGGCGGGCGGCTGCTGGCGCAACTGGTGATGATGGGCGTGTTCTGCGCGGCAGGGACGCTGTGTTTCTATACGGCGGTGAAGCATACGTCGGCGTCGAATGTGTCGCAGTATCACTACACGCAGTTGCTGACGGGGGCGGTGATGTCGTATGCGCTGTGGCGGGAGCTGCCGACGGTGTGGATGGTGGCGGGGAGTGTGCTGATTGTGAGCTCAGGACTCTATATTGCGTGGCTGGCGGCGCGGAGCGGGGCCAAGGCGGATGGGGTGTTTGAGCATCCGGTGTAG
- a CDS encoding AbrB/MazE/SpoVT family DNA-binding domain-containing protein, translating to MRAQILKWGNSLAVRIPKPIAEQASLSEGDPIEIEVSGQGSLQLHRGGKIPTLAQLVAQITPENRYEEIGTGPEFGKEAVEW from the coding sequence ATGCGCGCACAGATTCTGAAGTGGGGGAACAGCCTGGCGGTACGGATTCCTAAGCCGATTGCCGAGCAGGCGAGTTTGAGCGAGGGTGATCCAATAGAGATCGAGGTCTCTGGGCAGGGCTCTCTGCAACTGCATCGCGGCGGGAAGATCCCGACCCTCGCCCAACTGGTTGCGCAGATTACTCCAGAGAATCGCTATGAGGAGATCGGCACCGGTCCGGAGTTCGGCAAGGAAGCGGTGGAGTGGTGA
- a CDS encoding carboxypeptidase regulatory-like domain-containing protein, producing MTERFQTGVHPDADQISLFLEGAATAQERAQMLEHLAGCAACREMVFLAQGVADPEPVAVPEDRRVTAWWRRGWMPFGLAGAVLAFGLALMIYVRQPGAPVGDGQMARVEAPATGPANAPSPEGMQKAQPTIEADQASKGAEGIKARKAASGGGRGSGGGLGVGVPEAAPEAPPTVTANEQALDAARGNMVRFQQNAVAAPAAPPPPAMAAPAPAAAAVADAGAQQQQAIAANKPAQGGPSAQQQYPVAGATLTGRNLAALEVLHDQTLGEVSGVVKDASGAVIGGASVSLNGGADKAVREVATGLDGRFRITDVPAGKYELRVSARGFNTRVESVELTGSQVAKLEPVLTVGAASQTVTVETNNAPLDTAEVSVASLLQEEKLPGGAAAAARVSVGGRMLSMDGAGRLYLSRDSGKTWKKVKPKWAGKAERLAVVPAGGGQVFEMTTDAGTVWTSQDGKHWRVRADGKR from the coding sequence GTGACGGAGCGGTTCCAGACCGGGGTTCATCCCGATGCCGACCAGATCAGCCTGTTCCTGGAGGGGGCGGCGACTGCGCAGGAGCGCGCGCAGATGCTGGAGCATTTGGCAGGCTGCGCGGCGTGCCGGGAGATGGTGTTCCTGGCGCAGGGGGTGGCAGATCCGGAGCCGGTTGCGGTGCCGGAGGATCGGCGGGTCACTGCGTGGTGGCGGCGCGGGTGGATGCCGTTCGGGCTGGCGGGGGCGGTGCTGGCGTTCGGTTTGGCGCTCATGATCTATGTGCGGCAGCCGGGCGCGCCGGTGGGCGATGGGCAGATGGCGAGGGTGGAGGCGCCGGCGACTGGTCCCGCGAATGCCCCATCGCCGGAGGGAATGCAGAAGGCTCAGCCGACGATTGAGGCGGATCAGGCTAGCAAGGGTGCGGAAGGGATTAAGGCCCGGAAGGCTGCGTCTGGTGGGGGACGGGGTTCGGGTGGTGGATTGGGTGTGGGTGTGCCCGAGGCGGCTCCGGAGGCGCCTCCGACGGTGACGGCGAATGAGCAGGCGCTGGATGCGGCGCGTGGGAATATGGTGCGATTCCAGCAGAATGCGGTTGCGGCTCCGGCTGCGCCGCCGCCTCCTGCCATGGCAGCGCCTGCGCCGGCTGCGGCGGCCGTGGCGGATGCTGGGGCACAGCAGCAGCAGGCGATTGCCGCGAACAAGCCCGCGCAGGGAGGGCCTTCGGCGCAGCAGCAGTATCCAGTTGCGGGGGCTACGTTGACGGGGCGGAATCTTGCGGCGCTTGAGGTTTTGCACGATCAGACGCTGGGCGAAGTGAGCGGCGTGGTGAAGGATGCGAGTGGGGCAGTGATTGGGGGGGCGTCGGTGAGCCTGAATGGGGGGGCGGACAAGGCCGTTCGGGAGGTGGCGACGGGGCTTGATGGGCGGTTCCGGATTACGGATGTGCCGGCGGGGAAGTATGAGCTGCGGGTATCGGCGCGGGGATTCAACACGCGCGTGGAATCGGTGGAGCTGACGGGGAGCCAAGTGGCGAAGCTCGAACCGGTGCTGACTGTGGGTGCGGCTTCGCAGACTGTGACAGTGGAGACGAACAATGCGCCGCTGGATACGGCGGAGGTTTCTGTCGCGAGTCTGCTGCAGGAGGAGAAGCTGCCGGGGGGTGCGGCTGCTGCTGCGCGGGTTTCGGTGGGCGGACGGATGCTCAGCATGGATGGTGCGGGACGTCTCTATCTGAGCCGAGACTCGGGCAAGACCTGGAAGAAGGTCAAGCCGAAGTGGGCGGGGAAGGCGGAGCGGCTCGCGGTTGTGCCTGCGGGTGGCGGGCAGGTGTTCGAAATGACCACCGATGCGGGGACTGTGTGGACCAGCCAAGATGGGAAGCATTGGCGGGTGCGGGCGGACGGGAAACGATGA
- a CDS encoding anti-sigma factor — translation MERNTTICAGMETRLADLLLDPETVPAAVKTHVSECDGCRRELEELRATMGLMDAWEAPEPNPYFMTRFQARLREEQLAKPAGWLERMRARFMMQPHRLHARPLAAMAMTVLLLVGGGAYLDFYWQSTPADPHAAVVHDLQTLDNNAQLLDQLETISAPDDNGDTVQQ, via the coding sequence ATGGAACGGAACACGACGATCTGCGCGGGAATGGAGACGAGGCTGGCGGACCTGCTGCTCGATCCTGAGACTGTGCCTGCCGCGGTGAAAACGCATGTCAGCGAGTGTGACGGTTGCCGCCGCGAACTCGAGGAACTGCGCGCCACGATGGGGCTGATGGATGCCTGGGAGGCTCCGGAGCCGAATCCGTACTTCATGACCAGGTTTCAGGCGCGGCTTCGGGAAGAGCAACTAGCGAAGCCGGCGGGGTGGCTGGAGAGGATGCGGGCACGTTTCATGATGCAGCCGCATAGGCTGCATGCGCGTCCGTTGGCGGCGATGGCGATGACGGTGCTGCTGCTGGTGGGCGGCGGTGCGTACCTGGATTTCTACTGGCAGTCGACTCCGGCGGATCCGCATGCGGCGGTGGTGCACGATCTGCAGACACTGGATAACAATGCGCAACTGCTTGATCAGCTGGAGACGATTTCAGCGCCGGATGATAACGGGGACACGGTGCAGCAGTAA
- a CDS encoding phytoene desaturase family protein — MERNGRKIVIIGGGIAGLSAAVYALKCGYDVEVLEMHDMAGGLAMSWKRGDYTFETCLHWLVGSRPGGEFHEMWQEVCDIEKLTFVDPEVFARIEDERGGELNLYTDPDRLEAELLAHAPQDEAPIRALTHGIRSLRKFKIVEPSRGLAGNWRGMLQDVPIFPLLSRLTKMSGKEYGSRFSDSMLRNFFSMGDVGKLPAIAMVLSLAWMGAGNAGYCIGGSQALIRLIEEKIAALGGKIRYKARVRRVLVESDTAVGVQLANGELVRGDWVVSAADGHTTVFELLGGRYIDPVTQKQYQQGETFASYLQVSLGVARDLSGEPPMVSRILEIPIVVDPETTVEHLGFRFFHFDPTFAPVGKTAVTCILPTRNFRYWNELRRNAPMAYYSAKNRIAETVIGVLERRMPGIRAAVETVDVSTPATVMRYTGNWCGSQEGWLFKPGDGMRMLPNHLPGLKQFMMVGQWIMPGGGLPSGPMTARPTVKAICRADRVRFDVAAETPVHEEEAVGV, encoded by the coding sequence ATGGAACGCAATGGACGCAAGATTGTGATCATTGGCGGCGGCATTGCCGGGCTGTCGGCGGCGGTGTATGCGCTGAAGTGCGGCTACGACGTGGAAGTGCTGGAGATGCACGACATGGCCGGCGGTCTCGCGATGAGCTGGAAGCGTGGCGACTACACCTTCGAGACATGCCTCCACTGGCTGGTGGGGTCGCGACCTGGGGGCGAGTTCCACGAGATGTGGCAGGAGGTCTGCGACATCGAGAAGCTGACGTTTGTGGATCCGGAGGTGTTTGCGCGGATCGAAGACGAGCGCGGCGGCGAGCTGAATCTGTATACGGATCCGGACAGGCTGGAGGCGGAGCTGCTGGCGCATGCGCCGCAGGATGAGGCGCCGATCCGGGCGCTGACGCACGGGATCCGGAGCCTGCGGAAGTTCAAGATTGTGGAGCCGTCGCGGGGGTTGGCGGGGAACTGGCGGGGCATGCTGCAGGATGTTCCGATCTTTCCGCTGCTGTCGCGGCTGACGAAGATGAGCGGGAAGGAGTACGGGAGCCGGTTCTCGGATTCGATGCTGCGGAATTTCTTCTCGATGGGGGATGTGGGCAAGCTGCCGGCAATTGCGATGGTGCTGTCGCTGGCATGGATGGGCGCGGGAAATGCGGGGTATTGCATCGGCGGGTCGCAGGCGCTGATCCGGTTGATCGAGGAGAAGATTGCGGCACTCGGCGGAAAGATCCGGTACAAGGCGCGGGTGCGCCGTGTGCTGGTGGAGAGCGATACGGCGGTGGGCGTGCAACTGGCGAACGGGGAACTGGTCCGGGGGGATTGGGTGGTCTCGGCGGCGGATGGGCACACGACGGTGTTCGAGCTGCTGGGGGGAAGGTACATCGATCCCGTGACGCAGAAGCAGTATCAGCAGGGCGAGACCTTCGCGTCGTATCTGCAGGTATCGCTGGGTGTGGCGCGGGACTTGAGCGGCGAGCCGCCGATGGTGTCGCGGATTCTGGAGATACCGATCGTGGTGGATCCGGAGACGACGGTGGAGCACCTGGGGTTCCGGTTCTTCCACTTCGACCCGACGTTTGCACCGGTGGGTAAGACGGCGGTGACGTGCATTCTTCCGACGCGGAATTTCCGGTATTGGAACGAACTGCGGCGGAATGCTCCGATGGCGTACTACTCGGCGAAGAACCGAATTGCGGAGACGGTGATCGGGGTTCTGGAGCGGCGGATGCCGGGAATTCGGGCCGCGGTGGAGACGGTTGACGTGTCGACTCCGGCGACGGTGATGCGCTACACGGGGAACTGGTGCGGGAGCCAGGAGGGGTGGCTGTTCAAGCCGGGCGACGGGATGCGGATGCTGCCGAACCATCTGCCGGGGCTGAAGCAGTTCATGATGGTGGGGCAATGGATCATGCCGGGGGGTGGGCTGCCTTCGGGGCCGATGACGGCGCGGCCGACGGTGAAGGCGATCTGCCGGGCGGATCGGGTGAGGTTCGATGTGGCGGCAGAGACGCCTGTGCATGAGGAGGAGGCGGTCGGGGTGTGA
- a CDS encoding RNA polymerase sigma factor: MRAAADFLPEGGAGVRAFGVTDGPAAGGGSVAAGAMAGLFAKMLARSRADGDAENRPLGASGGGAARPAGRRFGGDDEEPDSSLDDDSEVAEKAQQNEDSGVEEDMATLVLDNAALGTGPGLAGAGPQPSQEPHVAGAAAADPNSDAAIMLRVAAGDEAGFNYLVGKYHRAMINFLYRMVHNQAVAEELAQEVFLRVYRSRESYRAEAKFTTWLYRIATNLAVNNARDTKHERAAQNVYLDVPDEETGTTPEVADDRPSVEQSLLKDERMAAIRKHVMALPERQRTAVLMHKYQGLDYRQIGEVLKLSESATKSLLFRAYQTLREKLKEFV; this comes from the coding sequence ATGCGGGCGGCGGCGGACTTCCTTCCGGAGGGCGGGGCGGGGGTGCGTGCGTTCGGCGTGACCGATGGGCCCGCTGCGGGCGGTGGCTCGGTTGCCGCTGGCGCTATGGCTGGATTATTTGCCAAGATGCTGGCGCGGTCGCGGGCGGATGGCGATGCTGAGAACCGGCCGCTGGGAGCCTCTGGCGGCGGTGCGGCGAGGCCGGCGGGAAGACGGTTTGGCGGGGATGACGAGGAGCCGGATTCGAGCCTGGATGACGATTCGGAAGTTGCGGAAAAGGCGCAACAAAATGAGGACTCCGGGGTTGAAGAGGATATGGCAACCCTGGTGCTGGACAATGCGGCGTTAGGAACGGGGCCGGGACTCGCTGGAGCGGGTCCGCAACCGAGCCAGGAACCGCATGTGGCGGGAGCGGCAGCGGCCGATCCGAACAGCGATGCGGCGATCATGCTGCGGGTGGCGGCAGGGGATGAGGCGGGGTTCAACTACCTGGTCGGAAAATACCACCGGGCGATGATTAATTTCCTCTACCGGATGGTGCACAATCAGGCAGTTGCCGAGGAGCTGGCGCAGGAGGTTTTCCTGCGGGTTTACCGGAGCCGCGAGAGCTACCGCGCCGAGGCGAAGTTTACGACGTGGCTTTATCGGATTGCCACGAATCTCGCGGTGAACAACGCGCGGGATACGAAGCACGAACGGGCGGCACAGAACGTATACCTGGACGTGCCGGATGAAGAGACGGGCACGACGCCGGAGGTGGCGGACGACCGGCCTTCGGTGGAGCAGTCGCTGTTGAAGGACGAACGGATGGCCGCGATTCGCAAGCACGTGATGGCACTGCCGGAGAGGCAGCGGACCGCGGTGCTGATGCACAAGTACCAGGGGCTCGATTATCGGCAGATTGGGGAAGTGCTGAAACTGAGCGAGTCGGCGACGAAGTCACTGCTGTTTCGGGCGTATCAAACGCTGCGGGAAAAGTTGAAGGAATTCGTTTGA
- a CDS encoding lactonase family protein, which yields MRIGSVALVLSSAVALSLLTSCSSVTLGSNQGGGSSPIPEKKTPVITWATPAAITNPAPLTSAQLNASADVAGTFAYSPAAGTVLSAGTQTISTIFTPTDAADYRTVTATVSLVVNPAPVDPGGGGSACNSGRSNGVASFVYVSTGDQQDTNYQIYGFAVGEDSSLTAVPGSQFATEGVAPLGTVGRGSNLFGADSYKIYSYAIHSDGCISEVSSLVAGQPAGTGIAGQPIYSGPTSLFFDPKYEDLYSSVFVPSEEGYYASFSFDGNTGQVAPINATATNPASEYPLTIASNDRYAVSATCYYRVGPQISEFKREDNGALKYVGSGLFPEPAVGSHYCPQGVAADRSNHIVIQVRPYTDCGGPFCDPSGPWQFAIYTVDDAGTLSTNSTWKNMANNGFPVTQNGVTFGFSPDGKYFEANDGAEIQLFAWDGENSVLTPMGKISGGSSCTSSDCSGPQFGSIAWDGERIYAVLGDRLLVYLLKPSGVESAPGSPYAVPHAASVSVVTPMAN from the coding sequence ATGCGCATTGGGTCGGTAGCTCTTGTGCTGTCTTCCGCTGTAGCTCTTTCCCTCCTGACTTCCTGCTCAAGCGTAACTCTCGGTTCGAATCAGGGTGGTGGCTCGAGTCCGATCCCCGAGAAAAAGACGCCGGTGATCACGTGGGCGACGCCAGCGGCGATCACTAACCCCGCGCCGCTCACTTCTGCGCAGTTGAATGCGAGCGCCGACGTGGCGGGGACGTTCGCATATTCGCCGGCCGCCGGGACGGTGCTGAGTGCCGGAACCCAGACGATCTCGACTATCTTTACTCCGACGGACGCGGCGGACTACAGGACTGTAACTGCGACGGTTTCTCTCGTCGTGAATCCCGCGCCGGTAGATCCCGGCGGGGGAGGCTCTGCGTGCAACAGTGGACGATCGAATGGAGTCGCTTCGTTCGTTTATGTCTCTACCGGCGATCAACAGGACACCAATTACCAGATCTATGGGTTTGCCGTCGGCGAGGATAGTTCGTTGACGGCGGTTCCAGGCTCTCAGTTCGCTACGGAGGGAGTGGCTCCGCTGGGCACTGTGGGCAGGGGATCGAACCTGTTCGGAGCGGATAGCTACAAGATCTACTCGTATGCGATTCATTCGGATGGCTGCATCAGCGAGGTAAGCTCGCTGGTGGCGGGCCAACCGGCGGGCACCGGGATTGCGGGGCAACCGATCTATTCCGGCCCGACGTCTTTGTTCTTCGATCCGAAGTACGAGGATCTTTACAGCAGTGTGTTCGTTCCTTCGGAGGAGGGCTATTACGCCAGCTTCAGTTTCGATGGGAATACCGGACAGGTCGCACCGATCAATGCCACGGCGACCAACCCGGCTAGCGAGTACCCGCTTACGATTGCATCGAACGACCGATACGCGGTGAGCGCCACCTGTTATTACCGGGTGGGGCCACAGATCTCGGAGTTCAAGAGAGAGGACAATGGTGCGCTGAAGTACGTCGGATCTGGACTTTTTCCTGAGCCTGCTGTCGGCAGTCATTACTGCCCGCAGGGTGTTGCGGCGGATCGTTCGAATCACATTGTGATTCAGGTGCGGCCCTATACAGACTGTGGAGGGCCATTCTGCGATCCAAGCGGGCCTTGGCAATTCGCGATCTACACGGTTGATGATGCCGGCACACTCAGCACAAACAGCACGTGGAAGAACATGGCGAACAATGGATTTCCGGTGACTCAAAACGGGGTCACGTTCGGGTTTTCACCGGACGGGAAATACTTCGAAGCCAATGACGGCGCAGAGATACAACTGTTCGCGTGGGACGGGGAGAATAGCGTTCTCACTCCAATGGGGAAGATCAGCGGCGGGAGCTCGTGCACGAGCAGCGATTGTTCGGGGCCGCAGTTCGGCAGCATCGCATGGGACGGGGAGCGTATCTATGCGGTTCTGGGGGATCGACTGCTGGTGTACTTGCTCAAGCCTTCCGGAGTAGAATCGGCGCCGGGGTCACCGTATGCGGTGCCGCATGCGGCGTCGGTATCGGTGGTGACGCCGATGGCGAATTGA
- a CDS encoding DUF3106 domain-containing protein, giving the protein MKGLVKASELRRAGITAVVAAALCLPAGWAQNHKQSPPPSHPQPQHNSAPPPRAQSHPESPARNQHSYTPPPSSQVRPPNTQPRPTNVPPRPTNAPPQYTQPRTPPPNQFNQRPTSPSQFNQPPQGQHFIAPSNTRPVYPGYRAPATAPPGHLQNWLDQHRNVPVANQERMLRSDPSFKQLPQGEQQRLVQQLQHVDNMSEQQRERRLARAENLERLSPEERLKVNHSAQEWRTLPQDRQSIMRNAFRDLRSVPPDQRSIVLNSARYQGQFSPQERNILSDMLRVEPYEAPR; this is encoded by the coding sequence ATGAAGGGGTTGGTTAAGGCGAGCGAGTTGCGCCGGGCGGGGATTACCGCCGTGGTTGCAGCGGCGTTGTGCCTGCCGGCCGGGTGGGCGCAGAACCATAAGCAGAGCCCGCCGCCATCGCATCCGCAGCCTCAACACAATTCGGCTCCGCCGCCGCGGGCGCAGAGCCATCCGGAGTCGCCGGCGCGGAATCAGCATAGCTACACGCCGCCGCCGAGTTCGCAGGTGCGGCCGCCGAATACACAGCCGCGGCCTACGAATGTTCCGCCGAGGCCGACGAACGCGCCGCCGCAGTACACGCAGCCGCGGACACCGCCTCCGAATCAGTTCAATCAGCGGCCGACGAGTCCGAGTCAGTTCAATCAACCGCCGCAAGGGCAGCACTTCATTGCGCCGTCGAATACGCGGCCGGTGTATCCGGGATATCGCGCGCCGGCAACTGCGCCACCGGGGCATCTGCAGAACTGGCTGGATCAGCACCGCAATGTGCCGGTGGCGAACCAGGAGAGGATGCTGCGGAGCGATCCGAGCTTCAAGCAGCTTCCGCAGGGCGAGCAGCAGCGGCTGGTGCAGCAACTGCAGCACGTGGACAACATGAGCGAGCAGCAGCGGGAACGGCGGCTGGCCAGGGCGGAGAACCTGGAAAGGCTGTCGCCCGAGGAGCGGCTGAAGGTGAATCACTCGGCGCAGGAGTGGCGGACGCTGCCTCAGGATCGGCAGTCGATCATGCGGAATGCGTTTCGGGATTTGCGGTCGGTGCCGCCGGATCAGAGGTCGATTGTGCTGAACTCCGCACGATACCAGGGGCAGTTCTCGCCGCAGGAGCGAAATATCCTGAGCGACATGCTGCGGGTGGAGCCGTATGAGGCGCCGAGGTGA